Proteins from a single region of Ensifer adhaerens:
- the nthB gene encoding nitrile hydratase subunit beta, translated as MNGPHDLGGAHGLGPVAPEKDEPYFHGEWERRALGVTLSCGAFGAWTIDESRHARESLPAATYLSASYYEIWTRALEKLLKRHGFVTQAELDGGHRLEQGASPKRVLKADMVAGVLAKGGPCDRPVEVAPRFAVGDPVKTKNFNPETHTRLPRYARAKRGRVEAVQGSFVFPDDNAHGRGENPQWVYTVVFDGPEIWGEGADPTLTVSIDAWESYLEHHM; from the coding sequence ATGAACGGTCCGCACGATCTCGGCGGCGCCCATGGCTTAGGCCCGGTGGCGCCGGAAAAGGACGAACCCTATTTCCACGGCGAATGGGAGAGACGGGCGCTCGGCGTCACGCTTTCCTGCGGTGCCTTCGGGGCCTGGACGATCGATGAAAGCCGGCATGCGCGCGAGAGCCTGCCGGCGGCGACCTATCTGTCGGCAAGCTACTACGAGATCTGGACGCGGGCGCTGGAAAAGCTCCTGAAGCGCCACGGCTTCGTGACGCAAGCCGAGCTCGACGGCGGGCATAGGCTGGAACAGGGGGCGAGCCCGAAGCGGGTCTTGAAGGCGGACATGGTGGCGGGCGTACTTGCCAAGGGCGGCCCCTGCGACCGCCCGGTCGAGGTCGCACCGCGCTTTGCCGTCGGCGACCCGGTGAAGACCAAGAACTTCAATCCGGAAACCCATACGCGCCTGCCGCGCTACGCCCGCGCCAAGCGCGGGCGAGTGGAGGCGGTGCAGGGCTCCTTCGTCTTTCCTGATGATAACGCCCACGGCCGCGGCGAGAATCCGCAATGGGTCTATACCGTCGTCTTCGACGGGCCCGAGATCTGGGGCGAGGGCGCCGACCCGACGCTGACCGTCTCGATCGATGCCTGGGAGAGCTACCTTGAACACCACATGTAA